The following proteins come from a genomic window of Bactrocera tryoni isolate S06 chromosome 1, CSIRO_BtryS06_freeze2, whole genome shotgun sequence:
- the LOC120782854 gene encoding uncharacterized protein LOC120782854 yields the protein MSIIGFQRELKICIEFKVKENVTSYALHSSIDLLRGDDSRLNLMKVPVNGCQLGKLGTIANSMLGVFFKEMRRISNLPLRCPLYANKLYYLTNYTINPDSFPPITIPMQWILTLRILQKQNYVGTLYFHGKFYII from the exons tgaaaatttgtattgaatttaAAGTGAAGGAAAATGTAACGAGCTACGCATTACATTCCTCAATAGATTTATTACGTGGCGATGATAGTCgcttaaatttaatgaaagtaCCTGTAAATGGTTGCCAACTTGGGAAACTAGGCACAATTGCAAACAGCATGCTTGGAGTATTTTTTAAAGAGATGAGACGAATATCAAATTTGCCATTGCGCTGCCCACTTTATGCG aacaaattgtattatttaacgAATTACACCATAAATCCAGATTCATTTCCACCTATAACGATCCCCATGCAATGGATACTAACATTAAGaattttacaaaagcaaaattatgtTGGCACCCTATATTTTCATGGCAAGTTTTACATAATAtga